One part of the Rutidosis leptorrhynchoides isolate AG116_Rl617_1_P2 chromosome 1, CSIRO_AGI_Rlap_v1, whole genome shotgun sequence genome encodes these proteins:
- the LOC139869432 gene encoding protein phosphatase 1 regulatory inhibitor subunit PPP1R8 homolog, translating into MYGRTGLDRFKKAQTLEPFAVANSSATTKPTKQPAVSHPPQPNSYHFDIPTNQKAVQTNTNVGLGPQQSNSTQVGGGQSIWQPPDWAIEPRPGVYYLDVLKDGEVIDKINLDKRRQIFGRQLQTCDFVLDHQSVSRQHAAVVPHKNGSVYVIDLGSAHGTFVANERLSKDSPVELEVGQSLRFAASTRVYILRKDNKALFPPPLATSINLPPPPDPSDEEAVLAYNTFVNRHNLSDTQIESNSIERPLKRIKVSRRVAFRDQVGGELVEVVGISDGADVETEPGPMGVKEGSSLVGKYGSLVQTTVIPKGKESTVAKEVGVSAKGVTDKLQEVLNRVKAPSLKVGIYDDLYGDSLSTKVGSTWAYSAGKDAASQAKDDEKRVSVRSESNIHNDESDDDDLFG; encoded by the exons ATGTACGGTAGAACAGGTCTTGACCGTTTCAAAAAGGCACAAACCTTAGAACCCTTTGCGGTAGCAAATTCTTCAGCAACAACCAAACCAACTAAACAGCCAGCTGTTTCTCATCCCCCGCAACCAAATTCGTACCATTTTGATATCCCTACTAATCAGAAAGCTGTCCAAACAAACACAAATGTGGGGTTGGGCCCACAGCAATCTAATAGTACACAAGTTGGAGGTGGACAGTCTATTTGGCAGCCTCCTGATTGGGCTATCGAACCCCGTCCTGGTGTCTACTATCTTGATGTTTTGAAGGATGGTGAGGTTATTGACAAGATAAATCTCGATAAGCGAAGACAGATCTTTGGGAGGCAGCTTCAAACATGTGATTTTGTTCTTGACCATCAATCGGTCTCACGACAACACGCTGCTGTTGTTCCTCATAAAAATGGAAG TGTATATGTAATTGATCTAGGATCTGCACATGGCACATTTGTTGCAAACGAGAGATTAAGCAAGGATTCACCCGTCGAGCTTGAAGTGGGTCAATCTTTGCGGTTTGCTGCTTCAACTCGCGTTTACATTTTGAGAAAAGACAATAAAGCCCTTTTCCCTCCTCCGTTGGCAACATCAATTAATCTACCCCCACCCCCTGACCCATCTGATGAAGAAGCCGTATTAGCTTACAACACATTTGTAAACCGTCATAATCTGTCCGATACTCAAATTGAATCCAACTCGATAGAGAGACCTTTAAAGAGAATTaaggtgtcaagaagagtagcattCAGAGATCAAGTCGGAGGAGAACTGGTTGAAGTTGTCGGGATTTCGGACGGTGCTGACGTGGAAACGGAGCCAGGTCCTATGGGTGTGAAAGAAGGTAGTAGTCTTGTTGGCAAATATGGATCACTTGTACAAACGACGGTAATACCTAAAGGGAAGGAATCTACTGTTGCAAAGGAAGTTGGTGTTTCCGCAAAAGGAGTGACCGATAAACTACAAGAAGTACTAAATAGAGTCAAGGCTCCTTCCCTAAAAGTTGGAATTTACGATGACCTGTACGGAGATTCACTGTCTACTAAAGTGGGGTCTACCTGGGCGTATTCTGCAGGAAAGGACGCTGCTTCTCAAGCTAAAGACGACGAAAAAAGGGTTTCTGTAAGATCGGAGAGTAATATTCATAATGATGAAAGCGACGATGATGATTTGTTCGGGTAG